The genomic DNA CAACCGTCGAAAGCGACGGCGATGGAACCGGCTCGGGTGGAGAGGCTGGAGGCGGCCGTGTCGCTGAGCCTGAAAATGCCATCAAAGCAGGCAGCTTCTCAGTTTGGCCCTGGCCGATCTTGGCCGGAAAAGTGAATGGTCAGATACGCCATGGAGACCCGGGAGGTTTCCCAAAAGTTCGACAAGATTATTCCATCGTCATTCGCGTGAAGACTCCGAAAACGAAAAAGTTCGTCCGCCTGTCTGATTTCGAAGGGACCGTCATCGGAACAGATGGTTATCGTCAAATCATTCCTGATGACGCCTACTACTTCCGAGCGAATGGAGAATTAGTGAAAGCCCGGCCGACTCATCGTTTGCCAGTGATTGATGGGACGGCGGAGATCCTGATTCGCGTCCCCGGGGCTAGCTTTGCGGAAGTCAAAGACACAATCAAAGTCCATTCTCGCATCATCGATGAGGAACAGGAAATCGCCCTCATCTTCCAGGCCCGTGAGTAAGAACAGATTTCGCCGGACACTGCAGCAGCGCATTTTCAATGTTTTTTAATGCTTGCCGTGCCAACGAAGCTTACATTGATGAATTCATAGACTGCTTGCTACGAGGCAGAACCTGCAAACCAATTCGAAAGATGCTCTTAAATCACGAACTCGTTCGCAGCATCTTTTTGAACTGCTTGAACGTCCGCGTATTCGCAACATCTTTCTTTTCCAACCCGGCTCGGCGCGCCTGATACACTCCGTACTTCATCACATCGAAGCCTGTCGTGGAGTGAGCATCAGTATTGATCACAATGGGAATCCCGTGATCTTTGGCCGCCGCGGCTTGTATGTCGTCCAAGTCAAGACGCGATGGATGCGCATTGATCTCCATGAAAACGCCGTGATCGGCAGCTGCCTTGAATAAATCGGGATAGTGAATATCTGCTCCCGGTCGCCGACCGACAATTCTTCCCGAGGGATGACCAATCGCACAGACGTATGGATTTTTCACCGCGTTGAGTAATCGTTTCATGATCTGCTCACCCGGTTGCTTCAGTCCATAATGCAACACTGCGATCACCCAGTCTCCTTCCGAGAGGACATCGTCCGGCAAATCCAGTTCAGCATCTTCGAGGATATCGCATTCGATTCCGCACAAAATCTCGATGTCCGAGAACTCTTCGCGTATCTTCCGAATCTCTGCCCAGTGCTTACGCAAGCGATCAGCATCAAGGCCATTCGCCATTGTGACACGTTTCGAGTGATCGGTAATCGCGATGTACTTCAACCCACGCTCGCGAGCCGCCTCAGCCATTTCACGAATACTCGCCGTCCCATCAGTCGCGGTGGTGTGCATATGCAAATCACCTTTGATGTCCTTCAGCTCCAACAGCTTCGGCAACTGACCCTCTTCAGCCTGTTCAATCTCACCCCGATTCTCTCGCAACTCAGGCGGAATCCAGGGTAAGTCGACCGCTTTGTAAACCTCTTCTTCAGTCTTCCCGGCAACGAGTTCCTCATCCTTGAAGATTCCGTACTCGTTCAAGCGCAGGCCACGTTTTTGTGCTCGTTGGCGGATGACGATGTTGTGTTCTTTCGAGCCGGTGAAATACTGCATTGCGGCTCCGTACGATTCATCAGGTACCACTCGCAAATCCATTTCGATCCCCGATCGCAACCGCACTCGCTGTTTCGTGTCTCCTTGTGCAAGGACTTTCTCGACAAGTTCATGATTAGCAAGCAACTCCATCGCTTCCGCCGAATTGGATGAGGTCGCCAATAGGTCGAGGTCGCCACAGGTCTCCTTTCGACGCCGCGCGCTCCCGGCGATCGATGCCTGTGTGACGGAATCCAGCTTCAAAAGATCTTCGAGAATCAACTCAGCAGGGACGAGCGCTTCGGAGATAAAATACCGGTTTCCCGCTTGCTCGACATGTTCAATCCCATCCAGAATCGTCTGGGCAGTTTTCTTTCCGAACCCTTTGAGTTCGGCAACAGCTCCTGATTCGGCAGCTGCCTTCAATTCCTCCAGCGAAGTCACCTCCAGTTCTTTAAAGAGCGCTTTCACTTTCTTGGGGCCGAGTCCCTGAATCCTCAGCATTTGCACCACACCGGGCGGAACTTCTTCTCGCAATTGTTCCAACTGAGGAGTTGTTCCGGTTTCCAGTAGAACAACAATTTTGGCAGCGATATCCTTCCCGATCCCCGGAAGTTCAACGAGGGCCTTTTCTCCTTCGGCAGCGATACTGGCAATCGGCTCAGCCAGATCCTCGATCGTTCGCGACCCGTTTCGATAAGCCCGAACTCGGAATGAATTCGCCCCCTGGATTTCCAGCAGGTCCCCGATCTCTTCAAAGTGTCGAGCAACATCTGAGTTCTTCATGTCAATCAATTCCTGTCGCAACCTGCGCGAGGCGCTCTGCTGATTCAGCTGTAAGTGGCAAAGGCGTGTTCGTGAAACGTGATCTGCCACGCCGTTTCTGACGACGATTGGCTATCACAGAACGATTCTAACTCAAATGAAACATCTGGGCACGTCTACAGAAACGCTCTGGCGAAACGGAATCTCCCTGGGAAATCCTTCCTCATCCGAAAGTGGCAATCGGTCACTACTTCTGAGAACGTGAGAGGTCATTTCGATGACCACCAAATGGGCGAAACTCCCAACTAGACTCTGATTGATTTATTGACTGGCACAATCGAAGCAGAGTCGAGAGAATAGCAGGACATCAACCTGATCAACCCCAAACGACATCAATACTGGGCAAAGGACTCACAATGCCATCTGCGCTGGAATACACACAATCAATGGTCGCTTTTGACTCTGTTTCTTCAAAATCAAATGTTGAAGTCACAAATCAGATTGAAGACTGGCTGAAGCAACTCGGCTGCGAGGTGGAACGAGTTGATTACATCGACGCCAACGGTGTCAGCAAATCGAACATCCTTGGAAAAATCGGCTCCGGTGAGGGTGGCCTGGCTTACTTTGGCCATTCAGATGTCGTCCCCGCGACGACTTGGGTCTTCGATGAACATGGTCCCTTCGAACCGACGATCAAAGATGGCAAACTGTTCGGTCGAGGAACAACCGACATGAAAGGGTCTGTCGCCTGCTTTCTGGCAGCGATGGAATCGGTCAAAAACAAACAGTTGACTGCTCCAGTTTACTTCTGCTGTACAGCTGACGAAGAAGTCGGAATGCGCGGAGCAGAGCAGGTTGTCAAAAACTCTTCCATGTACCGTGAAATGGTCGCCGGTCAGGCGCGTGCGATTATTGGTGAACCGACCATGCTTGATGTTGTCCACGGTCACAAAGGAGGCTGTTCAATCGTAGTGACATCAAAAGGCCGGGCTGCCCACTCAAGCACCAAAGAAGGAATCAACGCCAACTGGAAAATGATTCCGTTCCTGGCGGAAATGAGAGCCCTCAACGACGAGTTGGAATCGGACTCGAAGTGGCAAAACGAAGAATTCACGCCCCCTACGATGACGATGAACATCGGGATCAACGATCACACGGGAGCGATCAACATCACGCCGCCGCAGAGTATCTGCACGATCTACTATCGCCGTATGCCGGGCATCGACGCTGAGCCGATTTTCGAACGGATTCAAAACGCTGCCGAGTCCAACGGTCTCGAATTCGAGGCCCGCTTCAGAGCAAACCCATTCTATATCGACCCGAAAGCTGAGTACGTTCAGGAATGTCTGGAACTCGCTGAGAACAAAACGCCTCGGACCGTTTCTTACGGCACCGATGGGGCCTGGTATTACGAACTCGAACGAGCCGTGGTGATGGGCCCCGGAAACATTGCTCAAGCCCACACTCACGACGAATTCCTCGACCTCAAAGAGTTCGACCGAGGCACCGACATCTACACCCGCATGATCCACCGCTGGTGCCTGTAGACCGAACGAATCTTTACGAGAAGTGAAGCTGTCGAACTCAAGCAAACCGCACTTCCATGGCCAGAATATTGCTGGTCATGGAGAGTGTCGGAAAAGTAGAAAAAGAGAGATCGCTGCACAAAACGAACAGCTCGCGGGCGTCAAACCTATTTGCACAGGATTCTGTGCAGGTGGGCCAAAATGACTGGCATCAATGAAAAAACACCAAGTACAAATTGTACTTGGTGTTTAAGAAAATGCCGAAGGTGGGACTCGAACCCACACGTCTGTTGGGACACTGGATTTTGAATCCAGCGCGTCTGCCAATTCCGCCACTTCGGCTGCTGTAGGTGTCATGCTAGAGCAGTTGCTCTACCGTGTGCCCGTGAAGAACGTATTTCTCTAGTAAAAATGCTGTTCGCCACGAGGCAGAACCTGAACACCCCTTCGAAAGATGCCCTAGTCGCACCATCAATTAAGACAAGGAATCTCAACGATTGGTTCTGCTACCGCGGAAGATTCTAATCGTATCAGTCGAATTAGGCAAATCTAACCGAGCAGCATCACCCCCTCCCTCCTCGAATTGCGTAAGCCTCTTTGTTTCAGCGACTTACATGCAAATAAAGAACAAGACGCGAGAATTATTCGATTTCATCGCGACTCATTTGGGATGAAAGTGCCCCAGCCTCGGTCATCGGGGAACAGGCAGGGTCGAACGAAATCGTGATCGCAAACAGGGTGAGCCAAGCAACAATAAAAAGTCGTCTCCAAAACCGAATCGGGGAGAGAGGTCAGGTCCCTTCAATCAAGAATCACCGAGTACAGAGTGGCTCAGGAACGCATCAAAATCTTCGCAGTCATCACAGCTGCATTATTCTCATAGCCCTGACTCGCGAGCTTTTCGACCATCCTTTTGATCTCTCTGGGCGACCAAAAGACGAAGCCTTTCGCATCCAAATACTCTCGAATTTCTTCTTCCTGGTTGCGGTAGACATTCCCAGCCGCCAGACCAAGCTGAATTCGCGTTTCGGTATTTGCCATTCCCGATTCGATGAGTTGCTGCTTGAGTTTGCCAAAAACGATCTTCCTGTAATTTGAACAGGTGAATAGCTTGTATTTTCCTTGGGGAATGGCAAACTCCTCCTGAAGAGCACTCAGCCGAACGCCGTAAGAATCGAAAAACGATTTGACATCGAGGGCCAGGACCCGGTTTTCCGAGAAGTTGAACCCAAGCAAGTCGATCTCTGGGCGAGGAATCGAATGTTTTCCAATTTTGCGTTTCTCTTCCTTGGAGATTTCGACCTTAAACGATTGTCGAACCCAGTAATTTTCCGATTCCAGAAGCGTACAAACAATGCTCTCAAAGTGATCCATTTTTTGTTCTCCCGAAATTCCAGACGACAACCGACATCGCAACAATAGCCATCGATACGACCCGACAACAACGGAAATAACTCGGTAAACGCTCAACGAACATGAAGTTTTGGGAATTACGCCACGATTCAAGGTGACACATCCTTTTCCCCATCTCCTGAGTCTGGTAAAAACGTCATATCACGGACTCCAACAGTACCTGTACTATGAACCAGCCTGCGAACAACCCGATTTCAAACAACCAGACAGCCAAACTTGCTCTATCGGATGGAACCGTCTTTACAGGGACTCGCTTTGGTGCCGAAGGAGAATACTTCGGTGAAGTCGTTTTCAACACGAGCTTAACGGGGTATCAGGAAATCCTGACTGATCCGTCCTACAATGGACAGATTGTCACAATGACCTACCCGCTCATCGGGAACTACGGCATCAATGCTGACGATATTGAAAGTGGCCGACTCTCACTTCGTGGATTCGTCTGCAAAGAACTCTGCCGTGAGCCCAGCAACTTCCGATCAACTCAATCACTAGATGACTACTTGCGTGCGAACAATGTGATTGGAATCGAAGGAATCGACACTCGAGCACTGGTGCGGAGGATTCGCACTGAAGGGGCAATGACTGGTGTTCTCTCCACAGTCGATCTTGATGACGCCTCACTTGTTGCCAAGGCCCAGCAAAGCCCGGACATTGTCGGCCAAGATCTCATCAAAGACGTGATGCCAGAATCGGCTGCCGATTGGCCAACCGGGCTACACGAAATGTTGCTGGACCAAGTGACTCCTTCGAGTCATCAATCCAACGAAGGCGACAAGGACTTTCATGTCGTCGCCATCGACTACGGCATGAAATGGAACATTCCGCGGCACCTGAAACAGATGGGATGTCAGGTGACAGTCGTCCCTGGGACAGCGACCGCTGAAGAAGTCCTCTCACACAATCCTGACGGTGTCTTTCTCTCCAATGGCCCCGGTGATCCGCGTCCGCTCGACTACGC from Thalassoglobus polymorphus includes the following:
- the polX gene encoding DNA polymerase/3'-5' exonuclease PolX — translated: MKNSDVARHFEEIGDLLEIQGANSFRVRAYRNGSRTIEDLAEPIASIAAEGEKALVELPGIGKDIAAKIVVLLETGTTPQLEQLREEVPPGVVQMLRIQGLGPKKVKALFKELEVTSLEELKAAAESGAVAELKGFGKKTAQTILDGIEHVEQAGNRYFISEALVPAELILEDLLKLDSVTQASIAGSARRRKETCGDLDLLATSSNSAEAMELLANHELVEKVLAQGDTKQRVRLRSGIEMDLRVVPDESYGAAMQYFTGSKEHNIVIRQRAQKRGLRLNEYGIFKDEELVAGKTEEEVYKAVDLPWIPPELRENRGEIEQAEEGQLPKLLELKDIKGDLHMHTTATDGTASIREMAEAARERGLKYIAITDHSKRVTMANGLDADRLRKHWAEIRKIREEFSDIEILCGIECDILEDAELDLPDDVLSEGDWVIAVLHYGLKQPGEQIMKRLLNAVKNPYVCAIGHPSGRIVGRRPGADIHYPDLFKAAADHGVFMEINAHPSRLDLDDIQAAAAKDHGIPIVINTDAHSTTGFDVMKYGVYQARRAGLEKKDVANTRTFKQFKKMLRTSS
- a CDS encoding M20 family metallopeptidase — translated: MPSALEYTQSMVAFDSVSSKSNVEVTNQIEDWLKQLGCEVERVDYIDANGVSKSNILGKIGSGEGGLAYFGHSDVVPATTWVFDEHGPFEPTIKDGKLFGRGTTDMKGSVACFLAAMESVKNKQLTAPVYFCCTADEEVGMRGAEQVVKNSSMYREMVAGQARAIIGEPTMLDVVHGHKGGCSIVVTSKGRAAHSSTKEGINANWKMIPFLAEMRALNDELESDSKWQNEEFTPPTMTMNIGINDHTGAINITPPQSICTIYYRRMPGIDAEPIFERIQNAAESNGLEFEARFRANPFYIDPKAEYVQECLELAENKTPRTVSYGTDGAWYYELERAVVMGPGNIAQAHTHDEFLDLKEFDRGTDIYTRMIHRWCL
- the carA gene encoding glutamine-hydrolyzing carbamoyl-phosphate synthase small subunit; translation: MNQPANNPISNNQTAKLALSDGTVFTGTRFGAEGEYFGEVVFNTSLTGYQEILTDPSYNGQIVTMTYPLIGNYGINADDIESGRLSLRGFVCKELCREPSNFRSTQSLDDYLRANNVIGIEGIDTRALVRRIRTEGAMTGVLSTVDLDDASLVAKAQQSPDIVGQDLIKDVMPESAADWPTGLHEMLLDQVTPSSHQSNEGDKDFHVVAIDYGMKWNIPRHLKQMGCQVTVVPGTATAEEVLSHNPDGVFLSNGPGDPRPLDYAVGTIRDLLGKKPIFGICLGHQLLGLALGGEIFKLKFGHRGANQPVLNKETGRVEITSQNHGFALSGETLAEGTEVTHINLNDQTVEGIRHEGYGAFGIQYHPEASAGPHDSHYLFGEFRKMMAN